GAAAAAGATCACCGTTGAGATCCTCGACAAGCTGCCGGAGAAGGATCTTGCCAAGATCAAGGTCGAGTCGGAAGACTATCCGGCAAAGCTGCAGGAGATCTTGGACAACTCGGAAAACCAGCTGAATATTCTTGAAACCATCTATGATGAAAAAATCGGCAGGCTGAAGCGCGGCGACGATCTGCCTCCCGGCGTGGTGAAGCTGGTGAAGGTGTACGTTGCCATGAAGCGCAAGCTTTCTGTCGGCGACAAGATGGCTGGCAGGCACGGGAATAAGGGCGTGGTATCGAGGATCGTGCCCGAAGAAGATATGCCCTGCCTTCCCGACGGCACCCCGGTGGAGATCGTGCTGAACCCGCTCGGCGTGCCCTCCCGTATGAACGTGGGACAGATCCTGGAGACCCATCTCGGTTGGGCCGCGAAAGCGCTCGGTCTGCATGTGGCGACCCCCGTGTTCGACGGCGCATCAGAGGACCGGGTACGCTCGCTCCTGAAAGAGGCCAAACTCCCCATTACCGGCCAGTCCATTCTGTACGACGGCCGCACCGGAGAGCCTTTCAACAGACCGGTTACGGTCGGCTACATGTATATGCTGAAGCTGCACCACCTTGTTGACGACAAACTGCATGCACGTTCTATCGGGCCCTATTCGCTCGTGACGCAGCAACCCCTTGGCGGCAAGGCCCAGTTCGGCGGCCAGCGCCTCGGCGAAATGGAAGTCTGGGCGCTCCAGGCCTATGGCGCGGCCTATTGTCTCCAGGAGTTCCTTACCGTCAAGTCAGACGATGTGTCCGGACGGGCCAAGATCTACGAGGCGATCGTGAAGGGAGAGAACACACTTGAGCCGGGTCTGCCGGAATCGTTCTATGTGCTTATCAAGGAGCTTCAGAGCTTGTGTCTGGATGTCGAACTCATCGAACGCAAGAACGAACGGGAACGGGTGATCGGGCTCGAGAAGATTTCATCGGCACGATAGAAAGGGAAAATATCGGTCCGATCAGACTCATCAGTCCGATAAGAACTATTGGATTTAGCGCTTTTGCACACGGAGGTTCACTGTGGAAGACAAACACATGTACGATAATAAAACCAGAACGGATGTCATGAACTTATTCGAAAAACCGAAAGACATCAGTTTTGATGCCATGCGGATCAAGATCGCCTCGCCCGAGCGGATCAAGGAATGGTCCTATGGCGAGGTGAAGAAGCCGGAGACCATCAACTACCGTTCGTTCAAGCCGGAGCGGGACGGCCTGTTCTGCGCCAAGATTTTCGGCCCCATCAAGGACTGGGAGTGTCTCTGCGGCAAATATAAACGCATGAAGCATCGCGGCATCGTCTGCGACAAGTGCGGCGTCGAGGTGATCCAGTCCAAGGTGCGGCGCGAGCGCATGGGTCACATCGAGCTCTCTTCGCCGGTTGCTCACATCTGGTTTCTCAAGGGTCTTCCGAGCCGCATCGGCACGCTCCTCGACATGACGCTCCGGGCGCTTGAGAAGGTGCTCTATTTCGAAGGCTACGTAGTGATCGACGGCGGTGATACTCCGCTCAAAAACAAGGAGCTCCTGACAGAGGAAAAATTCCGCAAGGCACTGCTTGAGTACGGTTCCAATGCCTTTAAAGCGGGCATGGGCGCTGAAGCGATCCGAGAGATGCTGAAGGCAATCGATCTTGAAGGTGAATCCGAAGAGATCCGCAAGAAGATCGAGACGGCCACCTCCATGGCCACCAAAAAGAAACTGACGAAGCGGTTGAAAGTGATCGAGGCGTTCCGCAAGTCGGGCAACAAGCCGGAATGGATGATCCTCGATGTAATTCCCGTGATACCGCCGGAATTGCGTCCTCTCGTGCCTCTTGAGGGCGGCCGGTTTGCCACCTCGGATCTGAACGATCTCTACCGCAGGGTCATTAACCGGAACAACAGGCTGCACCGGCTCGAGGAGCTCAAGGCCCCCTCCGTCATTATCCGGAATGAGAAACGGATGCTGCAGGAAGCGGTTGACGCGCTCTTTGACAATGGCAGGCGCGGACGGGTGCTTCGCGGACCAAACAAGCGTCCGCTCAAGTCCCTCTCAGACATGCTGAAGGGCAAACAGGGTCGGTTCCGGCAGAACCTGCTCGGAAAGCGCGTGGACTACTCCGGGCGTTCTGTGATTGTTGTCGGACCGGACCTCAAGCTGCACCAGTGCGGTTTGCCGAAGAAAATGGCGCTTGAACTGTTCAAGCCTTTTATTTTCAATAAGCTCGAAGAAAAGGGCTACGCCACGACCATCAAGAGCGCCAAGAAAATGATCGAACGCGAGCGGCCCGAGGTATGGGACGTGCTCGAAGAAGTGATCCAGGAACATCCTGTTCTTTTGAACCGCGCCCCTACGCTCCATCGGCTCGGCATCCAGGCATTTGATCCCGTGCTCGTCGAGGGCAAGGCCATCCGTCTCCACCCGCTCGTATGCGCTGCTTTTAACGCGGATTTCGACGGTGACCAGATGGCGGTCCATATCCCGCTCTCGGTCGAGGCGCAACTGGAGGCGCGGGTGCTCATGCTCTCGATCAATAACGTCCTCTCACCGGCGAACGGGAGACCCATAACGGTCCCGTCGCAGGATATCGTGCTTGGCTGCTACTATCTTACTAAGTCCCGTTCCGGTGCTCTTGGAGAGGGGAAGATATTCTCCGGCAGGGATGAGGTCCGTATCGCTTATGACCAGCGCATGGCCGATATCCATGCGCGAGTCAGGGTACGCATCAACGGCAAGATCGAAGAGACCACCATTGGCAGGGTACTGTTCAGCGATATCCTGCCGGAAGGCATGCCCTTTTCCTCTGTGAACAGGGACATGAACAAAAAGGAACTCGCGAAGTTGATCGATGAGTGTTTCCGCAAGCTCGGGCTGCGCCGCACGGTGGTTCTGATCGACGACCTCAAAGAGATCGGTTTCAAGTATGCCACGCGCGCCGGCATTTCCATCTGCATTTCCGATATGCACATCCCGAGCAAAAAACAGAAGTTCATTGACCAAGCGCAAAAAGAGGTGATGGAGATCCATCACCAGTATACAGAAGGCCTTATCACGAACGGTGAACGTTACAATAAGGAAATCGACATCTGGGCGAACGTGACCGAGAAGATCGCCGACGAAATGATGGCAGAGCTCGGCATGGAAGCGGTCGAGATCGGGACCGCCAAGAAATCGGAGCTTCAGGAGGCACGGTCGTTCAACAATATCTTCATGATGGCCGACTCTGGAGCGCGCGGCAGCACGCAGCAGATCAGGCAGCTTGCGGGTATGCGCGGACTCATGGCTAAGCCGTCGGGTGAGATCATTGAAACGCCGATCACCGCGAATTTCCGCGAGGGGTTGACGGTGCTTCAGTACTTCATCTCGACGCACGGCGCGCGCAAAGGTCTTGCGGATACCGCGCTCAAGACGGCGAACTCCGGATACCTCACGCGCAGGCTCGTTGATGTTTCGCAGGACGTGATCATCACCCAGGATGACTGCGGCACGACCGACGGCATTCTCGTCGGGTCGCTCGTCGAGGGCGGAGAGATCATCGAACCATTGTCGGAGCGTCTGCTCGGACGCGTTGCCGCTGAAGACATCAAAGATCCGATCACCAAAGAGGTGATCGTCGGCATGCGCAGAGAAATCAATGAAGAACTCGTCAAGCGGATCGACGAGTCCGGCATCGACCGCGTTAAGATCCGTTCGGTGCTCACGTGCCAGTCCTTGCGCGGCGTGTGCAAGCTGTGCTATGGACGGGATCTCAGCCGCGGCAAGCTCGTGGACATCGGCGAGGCCATCGGCATTGTTGCCGCGCAGTCCATCGGCGAGCCGGGAACGCAGCTCACCATGCGGACGTTTCATATCGGCGGTACGGCGAGCAAGGTGGTTGAGCAGACCGTGCTCGAGGCGAAGAACGCCGGCACTATGAAATACCTCAACCTGAACACGGTGAAGAATAAAGAAGGCGATTACGTGGCCATGTCCCGGAATGGCAGCATTGCAATTTACGACGAGACAGGCCGCGAGAAGGAAAAGTACGCGGTCATCTATGGCGCCCGGATCAAGGTCCAGGATGGCCACAAAGTTGAAGTGGCCCAGAAACTCGTGGAGTGGGACCCCTACTCACTGCCCATTCTTACCGAGATCGGTGGAAAGATCGCCTTCGGAGATATCATCGAAGGAGTTACCATGCGCGAAGAGGTTGACGAGATTACCGGCCTGTCGCGCAAGGTGATCATTGATTACCCGAACCAGAACCTGAGACCGCGTATTTCGATCAAAGACCCGCATGGCAAGACCGCAAAATTACCGGGCTCCAATGTCGTGGCGCGTTACCTGTTGCCCGCGGGAGCGCATATCCTGGTCGATAAGAACGCGGAGATTTTCCCGGGAGATATCCTGGTCAAGATCCCCCGTGAGACCACCAAGACCAAGGACATCACGGGCGGTCTTCCGCGAGTGGCGGAACTGTTCGAGGCGCGGAAGCCCAA
The Nitrospirota bacterium DNA segment above includes these coding regions:
- the rpoC gene encoding DNA-directed RNA polymerase subunit beta' — encoded protein: MYDNKTRTDVMNLFEKPKDISFDAMRIKIASPERIKEWSYGEVKKPETINYRSFKPERDGLFCAKIFGPIKDWECLCGKYKRMKHRGIVCDKCGVEVIQSKVRRERMGHIELSSPVAHIWFLKGLPSRIGTLLDMTLRALEKVLYFEGYVVIDGGDTPLKNKELLTEEKFRKALLEYGSNAFKAGMGAEAIREMLKAIDLEGESEEIRKKIETATSMATKKKLTKRLKVIEAFRKSGNKPEWMILDVIPVIPPELRPLVPLEGGRFATSDLNDLYRRVINRNNRLHRLEELKAPSVIIRNEKRMLQEAVDALFDNGRRGRVLRGPNKRPLKSLSDMLKGKQGRFRQNLLGKRVDYSGRSVIVVGPDLKLHQCGLPKKMALELFKPFIFNKLEEKGYATTIKSAKKMIERERPEVWDVLEEVIQEHPVLLNRAPTLHRLGIQAFDPVLVEGKAIRLHPLVCAAFNADFDGDQMAVHIPLSVEAQLEARVLMLSINNVLSPANGRPITVPSQDIVLGCYYLTKSRSGALGEGKIFSGRDEVRIAYDQRMADIHARVRVRINGKIEETTIGRVLFSDILPEGMPFSSVNRDMNKKELAKLIDECFRKLGLRRTVVLIDDLKEIGFKYATRAGISICISDMHIPSKKQKFIDQAQKEVMEIHHQYTEGLITNGERYNKEIDIWANVTEKIADEMMAELGMEAVEIGTAKKSELQEARSFNNIFMMADSGARGSTQQIRQLAGMRGLMAKPSGEIIETPITANFREGLTVLQYFISTHGARKGLADTALKTANSGYLTRRLVDVSQDVIITQDDCGTTDGILVGSLVEGGEIIEPLSERLLGRVAAEDIKDPITKEVIVGMRREINEELVKRIDESGIDRVKIRSVLTCQSLRGVCKLCYGRDLSRGKLVDIGEAIGIVAAQSIGEPGTQLTMRTFHIGGTASKVVEQTVLEAKNAGTMKYLNLNTVKNKEGDYVAMSRNGSIAIYDETGREKEKYAVIYGARIKVQDGHKVEVAQKLVEWDPYSLPILTEIGGKIAFGDIIEGVTMREEVDEITGLSRKVIIDYPNQNLRPRISIKDPHGKTAKLPGSNVVARYLLPAGAHILVDKNAEIFPGDILVKIPRETTKTKDITGGLPRVAELFEARKPKEQAIISEIDGTIEFGGFVKGMRRILVKDGMGNEKEYLIPKGKHVNVHEGDWVTAGEPLMDGPVDPHDILSVLGPRELQKYLVDEVQQVYRLQGVSINDKHIEVIVRQMLRKVRIEEAGDAPFLIGEQVDRFTFARENEAVIAKGGIPATARPILLGITKASLTTDSFISAASFQETTRVLTEAAITGAVDDLVGLKENVIMGRLIPAGTGMTEYRNTYVVVEEEVSQPTE